In the Kribbella sp. NBC_00482 genome, one interval contains:
- a CDS encoding carbohydrate ABC transporter permease produces MSGTMVSTRDRVRAAASGPSAPPPRRRGLLRARRRAGLLMVAPAVLHALIWIGIPLVAAIVLSFTSYDVLTPPRFIGLENFRDLLSDSVFRRAVLNTSIYTFFTVPVAMGISLLIALMLNTQLAGRAIFRTAIFIPQVTATIAVALVWLWIYDPRSGLANAVLSFLGLDGPAWLSSTDWAMPAVIVVGIWQGIGLKMLIYLAALQSLPTELYEAASVDGASKFRQFFSLTLPLLRPATFFVFVTSVIGAFQSFDQVYILTDGGPANSTTMMTYEIYKSAFREFRMGYACAQSLVLFALLLFLTLLNRRITGGDRATR; encoded by the coding sequence GTGAGCGGAACCATGGTGTCGACGCGGGACCGGGTGCGCGCAGCCGCATCCGGACCCTCCGCTCCTCCACCCCGGCGCCGCGGGTTGCTGCGTGCCCGCCGCCGGGCCGGCCTGCTGATGGTCGCGCCCGCCGTGCTGCACGCCCTGATCTGGATCGGCATCCCGCTGGTCGCCGCGATCGTGCTGAGTTTCACGTCGTACGACGTGCTCACGCCGCCGCGCTTCATCGGGCTGGAAAATTTCCGCGATCTGTTGTCCGACAGCGTTTTCCGGCGTGCCGTACTGAACACCAGCATCTACACGTTCTTCACCGTGCCGGTGGCGATGGGGATCTCGTTGCTGATCGCGCTGATGCTGAACACGCAGCTGGCCGGACGGGCGATCTTCCGGACCGCGATCTTCATTCCGCAGGTGACCGCGACTATCGCGGTGGCGCTGGTGTGGCTGTGGATCTACGACCCGCGGAGCGGCCTGGCCAACGCCGTCCTGTCGTTCCTCGGCCTGGACGGCCCGGCCTGGCTGTCGTCGACGGACTGGGCGATGCCGGCGGTGATCGTGGTCGGGATCTGGCAGGGGATCGGCCTGAAGATGCTGATCTACCTGGCCGCGTTGCAGAGTCTGCCGACCGAGCTCTACGAGGCGGCGTCGGTGGACGGCGCGTCGAAGTTCCGGCAGTTCTTCAGCCTGACCCTGCCGTTGCTGCGGCCGGCGACGTTCTTCGTCTTCGTCACGTCGGTGATCGGCGCGTTCCAGTCGTTCGACCAGGTGTACATCCTGACCGACGGCGGGCCGGCCAACAGCACGACGATGATGACCTACGAGATCTACAAGTCCGCTTTCCGGGAGTTCCGGATGGGATACGCGTGCGCGCAGAGCCTGGTGTTGTTCGCACTGTTGCTGTTCCTGACGTTGCTGAACCGGCGGATCACCGGAGGCGACCGTGCCACCCGTTGA